One segment of Gilliamella sp. ESL0441 DNA contains the following:
- the trmA gene encoding tRNA (uridine(54)-C5)-methyltransferase TrmA — protein sequence MTNCFSTDIYHQQLEKKAANLKALLSDFSLPELTVFSSPISHYRMRAEFRIWHDKDDLYHIMFDKQTKKRIKVDTFPIATTLINDAMQAIIPLLKDNALLRHLLFQIDYFSTLSGQLLITLLYHKKLSDEWREEARKLKLLLAQQGIECNIIGRASNQKITIDVDYVDEILPVMGKNLIYRQVENSFTQPNAAVNIKMLEWAISVTKGLSGDLLEFYCGNGNFSIALAQNFRRVLATEIAKASVYSAQHNISVNHIDNLIIARLSAEEFTSAIKKERSFNRLKGINLDEYQCDTVLVDPPRAGLDDATINNLKNYKTIIYISCNPHSLYDNLQQLTQTHSVSHFAMFDQFPYTEHVETGIVLNKK from the coding sequence ATGACAAACTGTTTTTCAACCGATATATATCATCAACAACTTGAAAAAAAAGCAGCAAATTTAAAAGCGCTTTTATCCGATTTTTCACTCCCTGAGTTAACGGTGTTTTCGTCGCCGATTAGTCATTATCGAATGCGAGCAGAATTTAGAATATGGCATGATAAGGATGATCTTTATCATATTATGTTTGATAAACAAACAAAAAAACGTATCAAAGTAGATACTTTTCCTATAGCAACAACCTTAATTAATGATGCTATGCAGGCAATAATACCGCTATTAAAGGATAATGCATTACTTCGGCATTTACTGTTTCAAATTGATTATTTTTCTACGTTAAGTGGTCAACTACTCATTACTCTTTTGTATCATAAAAAATTAAGTGATGAGTGGCGAGAAGAAGCTAGAAAGTTGAAGCTCTTATTAGCTCAACAAGGAATTGAATGTAATATTATTGGTAGAGCAAGTAATCAAAAAATCACAATTGATGTAGATTATGTCGATGAAATATTGCCTGTAATGGGTAAAAATCTTATTTATCGCCAAGTCGAAAATAGTTTCACTCAACCTAATGCAGCCGTCAATATTAAAATGCTTGAATGGGCTATATCAGTTACTAAGGGGTTATCAGGGGATCTTTTAGAGTTTTATTGTGGAAACGGAAACTTTTCGATTGCTTTAGCACAAAACTTTCGAAGAGTGTTAGCAACTGAAATAGCTAAAGCCTCTGTTTATTCAGCACAACATAATATTTCAGTTAATCATATTGATAATCTTATTATTGCTCGTTTATCAGCAGAAGAGTTTACTTCTGCTATAAAAAAAGAAAGGAGTTTTAATCGATTAAAAGGTATTAATCTTGACGAATATCAATGTGATACGGTGCTTGTTGATCCCCCTAGGGCAGGGCTTGATGATGCTACGATAAATAACCTTAAAAATTATAAAACAATTATTTATATTTCTTGTAATCCGCATTCATTGTATGACAATCTTCAACAGTTAACTCAAACGCATTCTGTAAGTCATTTTGCTATGTTTGATCAGTTTCCCTATACGGAACATGTTGAAACAGGTATTGTTTTGAATAAAAAGTAA
- a CDS encoding heavy metal response regulator transcription factor, whose protein sequence is MKLLVVEDEQKTGEYLRQGLVESGFIVDLTKNGLDGYHRAMTEDYDLIILDVMLPDIVGWKIVQSLREAGKDTQIIMLTAMGSVEDKVKGLNLGADDYLVKPFSFAELLARIKSLLRRNVPQVNNYQLSIADLVMDLPKRTVTRSDKRIDLTNKEFLLLEYFLRYPGEVLPRSLIASQVWDMNFDSDTNVIDVAIRRLRNKIDAGFEPKLIHTVRGMGYKIDVLDEAE, encoded by the coding sequence ATGAAATTGTTAGTTGTTGAAGATGAACAAAAGACCGGGGAGTATCTTCGTCAAGGTTTAGTCGAATCTGGCTTTATTGTTGATCTAACCAAAAATGGTTTAGATGGTTACCATAGAGCAATGACAGAAGATTATGATTTAATAATATTAGATGTAATGTTGCCCGATATTGTCGGTTGGAAAATTGTTCAATCACTTCGAGAAGCAGGTAAAGATACCCAGATTATAATGTTAACAGCTATGGGTAGTGTAGAAGACAAAGTTAAAGGGCTAAATTTAGGCGCAGACGATTATTTAGTTAAACCATTTTCATTTGCTGAGTTATTAGCAAGAATCAAATCATTATTAAGAAGAAATGTTCCTCAAGTTAATAATTATCAACTAAGTATAGCAGATTTAGTCATGGATTTACCCAAACGTACTGTGACTCGCTCTGATAAGCGCATCGACCTAACAAATAAAGAGTTTCTTTTATTGGAATATTTTTTACGATATCCTGGTGAAGTGTTACCCCGCTCATTAATTGCTTCACAAGTTTGGGACATGAATTTTGATAGTGATACCAATGTGATAGATGTCGCTATCAGACGTTTACGTAATAAAATTGATGCTGGATTTGAACCGAAACTTATCCATACAGTGCGTGGTATGGGCTACAAGATAGATGTATTGGATGAAGCAGAATAA
- a CDS encoding multidrug efflux SMR transporter, giving the protein MGWLLILTASFFEVIGAIGLKLYSQQKKAIRLMLYWGGFFVSFVLFYFSLHYLELSIVYPVWVGLGTSGAVFANMFFFNEPKNSARLLGLIIIIIGVVGLHMTM; this is encoded by the coding sequence ATGGGATGGCTTTTAATTTTAACTGCATCATTTTTTGAGGTAATCGGTGCAATTGGGCTAAAGCTCTACTCTCAGCAAAAAAAAGCGATAAGATTGATGTTATATTGGGGGGGATTTTTTGTTTCTTTTGTTCTTTTCTATTTTTCCCTTCATTACCTTGAATTAAGTATTGTTTATCCAGTTTGGGTTGGACTCGGTACATCCGGAGCAGTATTTGCCAATATGTTCTTTTTTAATGAACCCAAAAATTCAGCTCGATTATTGGGCTTGATTATCATTATTATTGGGGTTGTAGGGTTACATATGACGATGTAA
- a CDS encoding peroxiredoxin C has translation MTLVTRKAPDFTSSAVLGSGEIVNNFNLAQHIQGKYAVVFFWPMDFTFVCPSEIIAFDHRLEEFKKRGVEVIGVSMDSEYVHNAWRNTPQDKGGIGEVKFPIVADIKHTIMQAYGVEHPEAGVALRASFFIDKSGVVRHETINDLPIGRNIDEMIRIIDAFQFHEEHGEVCPAQWTKGKQGMQGNPNGVASYLKQHANEL, from the coding sequence ATGACATTAGTCACTCGCAAAGCACCAGATTTTACCTCTTCAGCAGTATTGGGGTCTGGTGAGATTGTAAATAACTTCAACTTGGCTCAACATATTCAAGGTAAATATGCTGTCGTATTCTTTTGGCCTATGGACTTCACTTTTGTTTGTCCATCAGAAATTATTGCCTTCGATCACCGTCTAGAAGAGTTTAAAAAACGTGGCGTTGAGGTTATAGGTGTTTCTATGGATTCAGAATATGTTCATAACGCATGGCGTAACACACCACAAGATAAAGGTGGTATTGGTGAAGTTAAATTCCCAATTGTTGCTGATATCAAACACACGATTATGCAAGCTTATGGCGTTGAGCATCCAGAAGCAGGCGTTGCGCTTCGTGCATCATTCTTTATTGATAAATCAGGAGTTGTTCGTCACGAAACGATCAATGATTTACCAATTGGACGTAACATTGATGAAATGATTCGCATTATTGATGCTTTCCAATTCCATGAAGAACATGGTGAAGTTTGTCCTGCACAATGGACTAAAGGCAAACAAGGTATGCAAGGCAATCCAAATGGCGTGGCGAGCTATTTAAAACAACACGCTAACGAACTTTAA
- the srmB gene encoding ATP-dependent RNA helicase SrmB: MTTQTFSDLELDDVLIHNLEAQNITSPTVIQSKTIPVALDGKDILGSAPTGTGKTLAFLIPAVQHLLDFPRRKPGPPRILILTPTRELAMQIAEQAKNLTQSTHLSIATITGGVAYMNHAEIFSKNQDIVIATTGRLLQYIKEENFDCRAVEMLILDEADRMLDMGFSQDVETISAETRWRKQTLLFSATLEGEGLYNFAGRILNNPVEINAEPSRKERKKILQFYYRADDLTHKVALLTHLLKQDEFKKSIVFVRKRERVHELVSWLHQTGIQSCYLEGEMVQAKRNEAIKRISNNTVNVLVATDVAARGIDIDDVTHVINFDAPKTADVYLHRIGRTARAGKKGTAIMLVEAHDNQLLQKIERYIQEPIKLRTIDELRPKTKAPKPVTKKKPSQKAKSKSSIKKSEESKKKKVKQRLRDTKNKGKPKKQALKDL; encoded by the coding sequence ATGACAACGCAAACTTTTTCTGATTTAGAGTTAGACGATGTATTAATTCATAATCTCGAAGCCCAAAATATTACTTCACCTACTGTTATTCAATCAAAAACTATTCCTGTAGCTTTAGATGGTAAAGATATATTAGGTTCCGCTCCAACGGGAACAGGCAAAACGCTGGCTTTTTTAATTCCTGCTGTCCAACATCTGTTAGATTTTCCACGTCGAAAGCCTGGGCCACCAAGAATTTTAATCTTAACACCAACCCGTGAACTGGCTATGCAAATTGCGGAACAAGCAAAGAATCTAACTCAATCAACCCATTTAAGTATTGCCACCATTACTGGTGGTGTCGCCTATATGAATCATGCTGAGATATTCAGTAAAAACCAAGATATCGTTATTGCGACAACCGGAAGATTATTACAATATATTAAAGAAGAAAATTTTGACTGTCGTGCGGTTGAAATGTTGATCTTAGATGAAGCCGATCGCATGTTAGACATGGGCTTTTCACAGGATGTCGAAACTATTTCCGCTGAAACACGTTGGCGTAAACAAACTTTACTCTTTTCTGCAACGCTTGAAGGAGAAGGGTTATATAATTTTGCTGGACGTATTTTAAATAATCCTGTTGAGATCAATGCAGAGCCATCACGTAAAGAACGAAAAAAAATATTGCAGTTTTATTATCGAGCAGACGATCTAACTCATAAAGTAGCCTTATTAACCCATTTACTCAAGCAAGATGAGTTCAAGAAAAGTATTGTTTTTGTACGCAAACGTGAACGAGTTCATGAATTAGTCTCTTGGTTACATCAAACCGGTATTCAAAGTTGCTATTTAGAAGGCGAAATGGTTCAAGCTAAACGGAATGAAGCGATAAAAAGGATCAGCAATAATACAGTTAATGTACTTGTTGCCACCGATGTGGCTGCTCGCGGTATTGATATTGATGATGTAACACATGTTATTAATTTTGATGCTCCTAAAACAGCTGATGTTTACTTGCATCGAATTGGTCGAACAGCTAGAGCAGGAAAAAAAGGCACCGCCATCATGCTTGTCGAAGCGCATGATAACCAATTATTACAAAAAATTGAACGTTATATTCAAGAACCAATTAAGCTAAGAACAATTGATGAGCTACGTCCAAAAACAAAAGCGCCAAAACCGGTTACGAAGAAAAAACCATCACAAAAAGCTAAATCAAAAAGCTCAATAAAAAAATCTGAAGAATCGAAAAAGAAAAAAGTTAAACAAAGATTGCGAGATACTAAAAACAAAGGAAAGCCTAAAAAACAAGCCCTTAAAGATTTATAA